The sequence below is a genomic window from Halosolutus gelatinilyticus.
CCGGCGGCATGATGATCACGACGCTGCCGGGGGTCAACACGATGAAACCCGGCTCCGCCGGCCCGCCGCTGCCGGGGATCGACGCGAGGATCGTCGACGCCGAGGGCGAACCGGTCGACGCCGGCAGCGCGGGGTACCTCACCGTCCAGAATCCGTGGCCGGGGATGCTGCGGACGCTGTACAACAACGACGATCGGTTCCTCTCGGAGTACTGGAAAGAGTACTCTGACGAGGACGCAGACGAGTGGGTTTACTTCCCCGAGGACGGCGCCAAACTCGACGACGACGGCTACGTCACCGTCCTGGGCCGGGTCGACGACGTGATCAACGTCTCCGGCCACCGTCTGGGAACGATGGAGATCGAGTCGGCGATCGTCGGCGTCGACGGCGTCGCCGAGGCGGCGGTCGTCGGCGGCGACCACGACATCAAGGGCGAGGCGGTCTACGCGTACGTCATCCTCGAGGATGGCCAGGAGCCCACCGACGAGATGCGCGATCGGATCGTCGCGGGCGTCGAGGACTCCATCGGGCCGATCGCCCGGCCCGAGCAGGTGGTCTTCACGCCCGAACTGCCGAAGACGCGGTCGGGCAAGATCATGCGACGCCTGCTGGAGGACGTCGCGAGCGGGAACGAACTCGGCGACACCTCGACGCTCCGTAATCCGGAGATCGTCGATGAGATCGACGACCAGGTGCAGGGCGACTGACGACTCGTCGCGGTCGAGGGTCGATCGTCGGGCGCCGTCGCGTGCGATCGCCGGATCGCACTACGCCGCGTTTTCGTCGAACCGAGCGACCAGCCGCAGGAGAAGCACGACCGCCCCGGTCGCGATCCCGACGGTGACGGCCCCGTAGAGGGCGAACGCCGCCGGCGACACCGGAACGGTGATTCCCAGAAGGACGGTCTCCTCGACGCCGGTCCGCGCGGGAAGGACACGACCGAGAACGGCCCCGAAGGCGGCGGTGACGGCGACGAGTACGAGGCCGAAGGCGACGACGACCCGCGAGCCCACCACGGTCCGGCGATCGTCACGATCCTCCTCGGTCCGCGCGGTCGATCGCCCGCTATCGTCGGTTCGATCGGTCATCGCGATCGATGGATCACGGCGCGTGCCATAGGTTTTAGTTACAGTTCGGTGACGACCCCGACATGGACGAGAAAGAACTCTTCGGGCTGGTGCTCGCGGGGATCGCGCTCCTGATGGCCGTGACGGGGTTCGTTCTCATCGTGACCTGACGGACCGGTTCGATCGCGCGGTTCACTCTGAATCGGGCCCCTCCGTTCCGTCGTCGTCGGTCGGCTCCGTCCCACCTTGGACGTGTATCGACGAGACCGTGTCGTGGTGCGTCCGCGGGTCGCTCTCGATCACCCGCGCGGCCAGGAAGGTCACGGCCGCGAGCGTGACCGCGACCGACAGGAGGATCGCGAACTGGATGCCGGATTCGAGGGGTTCGAACCCCCACGGGTTGAACAGGGCGAACGCAGCGGTAAAGAACAGGACGATCGCCAGCGGAATGGCGTTGACGGCGAGGTCGAGCGTGAGTTCGGTGTCGAATGCGCGTCGGCTCATGATCGTGTTTCGAGCGTGTCTGTTGCGGTGGGTCGGTCGTACGTTAGCGTCTGTCCCTGCCGATCGCGGCGCCGAGGATCGACACGACGCCGGCGACGGCGATCGCGAGCCCGCGAGTCGAGAGGCCGACGAGCCCCTCGGCTCCGGCGATCGTCACCAGGTCGGTGCCGACGGCGAGCAGGGCTGCTCCGACCGCGACGAAGATCGCGCCGAGACCGGCGACGATCGGCCACGGGCTCGAGACGCGTCCCGATTCGGTGACGAAGCCGGCGACGCTCCCGGCGAATAGCACGAGGCCGCCGACGGCGACCGGAACGAGGTCGATGACGATGCCGACCTCCGAGAAGACGAGGCCGAGCGCGAGCAGGATCGGCCACGGGCTCGTCCTCGTCGGTCGATCGGCGCGGGTCGAGTGATCGGCCATACCCACCCTACGACGCGACCCGTGTAGTAACTGGTCCTACGAGTAGCGAACGAGAACAGACACGACAGCTGATAGGTTCGATCGGAGCGGATCGCGGTCACTCATCGCGATCGATGACGAACTCGGTGAACTCGCGGAGTTCGCGTTCGACCGCCGGATCGACGTCGATGCCGTCGATCGCCTCGCGGGCGTCCGCGGCCAGGTCGAGCGCGCGGTCGCGGGCGTAGGAGAGACTGCCGGCATCTTCGATGATCGAGAGCGCCTCGAGGATCTCCTCGTCGGTGTTGATGTCGGTCTCGAGAATCGTTTCGAGCCGGTGTGCCGTCTGGGGATCGCTCTGCTCGATCGCGTGGATGACGAGCAGGGTCTTTTTCCCCTCGCGGATGTCGTTTCCGAACTCCTTGCCGAACTCGCCCGCGCGGCCGAGGGAGTTCTCCACGTCGAGGATGTCGTCGCCGATCTGGAAGGCGACCGACGTCAGTTCCGCGTACCGCGCGACGGCCGCCTCGACGTCGGCGGGCCGGTCGGTGATGATCGCGGCCAGTCGCGCCACGATGCGGCCCAGGCAGCCGGTCTTGCACGCGCACATTTCGAGGTACTCCGCGGGCGTGATCCGGACCTCGCGTTCGTTGTGCCAGCAGATGTCCATCCCCTGTCCGAGGTGGGTCCGGTTGAGTTCGTACATCAGCATCTCGTAGGCCGCCAGCCGCCGCTCTGCCGGGAGTTCCGCCGGGTTCTCCGTCAGGATCTTCAGCGGCAGGAAGTACATCGCGTTCCCCGCGTTCAGCGCGACGTCCTCGCCGTAGATGTGGTGCAACGCCGGTTCGCCGCGGCGCATCGACGCCTCGTCCTCGACGTCGTCGACGATGATCGTCCCGTTGTGGAGGATCTCCGGAATACAGGCGTAGGGCAGGTACTCCGAGGGATCGTCGCCGAACGCGTCGACAAAGACGAGAAAGAGCACCGCGCGCCAGCGTTTTCCGCCCCGATCGAGCAGGTCCCAGAGCGGGTCCGACAGCGCGCGCTGAATCCCGTCCGGGTCGTACTCGTAGGTCGGGTCGCCGAAGAACGATTCGAGATAGTCAGTGTCGATCTCCCGTGGGACGAGGTCGGCGATCGCCTCGTCGATGGCCGGCCGCCACTCGGCAAGCGTCTCCCGCATATCCCCCCAGAGACAGAGCGGACTCAAAAAGATTCAGTTATTCGTGTGCAAACGACGATTGGATTTATACGGGTTTCAGAATCCTTATTCTGACGGCTCCGGGATGGAGACGTATGGCAGACGAAGCCGAACTTCGCGAGCAACTCGTCGAGGCGTTCGAAGGCGCGGACTACCCCGTCAGTAACCAGATGGACCTCGTTCCGGCCCTGCCCAACGGGCCGGCGACGTCGTTCGAGTCCGGCGATCTCAGCTTCACCGCGATGGAGTTGGGGACCACGGCCTCGAGCCACCAGGACTTCCCCTACGAGGACGTCGACACCCTCGTCGACGACGTCATCGAGGGGCTGAAAGCCGAAGGCGAACTGTAGCCGGTTCGACGACGATACTCGATTCGACTGTCGCGACCGGATCGGCGACTGTACCCGATCCGGCGCATCACCCGGCGACAGCTCACGTCGGAATCACGGGAACGGAGTGGCCTAGCCTCGCTACCGGACGTTCTTTTTCTGTTCGATCGCCGGCCGGGCATCGACCGTTCCGATCGGCCGGATTCCGAAGGGTTACACCGCCGTGCGTCCACACCTCTGGCATGACACGGTGGATCGGCGACGTCTTCACCAGCGACGTCGGCTGGACGCACCTCGAGCGACTGGTCGACATCGGCGACCGGATGGCCGGCAGCGACGGCGAACGCGAGGCGGCGGAACTGACGCGGGACGCGCTCGCGGACGCCGGCGCGCGAAACGCCCGCCTCGAGACCTTCGACGTACAGGGTTGGACCCGCGGCGAGAGCGCCATCGAGACAGCCGAGGAGAGCCTGCGCTGCATCGCGCTCCCCCGGAGTCCGTCGGACCGCGTCGAAGCCGAGCTCGTCGACCTCGGCTACGGCTTGCCCGAGGACTTCGACGACGCCGACGTCGATGGCGCGATCGTCGTCGTCCGCAGCGACGTTCCGAGCTACGCCGATCGGTACGTCCACCGCCGGGAGAAGTATTACCACGCGGTCGAGCACGGCGCGGCCGGGTTCGTTTACCAGAATCACGTCGAGGGCTGCCTGCCGCCCACGGGAAGCGTCGGCACCGAGGAGGATCCGATCGGCGAGATCCCGGCCGTCGGCGTCTCGAGCGAGGTCGGCGCACGGCTGGCCCGTCGGTACGAGGGCGAGTCGATCGCGGTCTCGGTCGAGGCGGAGCGCCACGATGTCGACGAGTCACGCTCGTCGGTCAGTCAGACGGAGTCTGACCCGACGCGGAGCCAGAACGTCCACGCGGAACTCGGCCCCGACACCGAGGAGCGCGTCCTCGTGACGAGCCACGTCGACGCCCACGACATCGCGGAGGGTGCCCTCGACAACGGCGCCGGGACGGCGATGCTCGTCGAGATCGCGACCGCGCTCGCGGCCCGCGAGAACGACCTCGACACGCGCGTCGAATTCGTCGCCTACGGCGCCGAGGAGGTCGGCCTCGTCGGGTCGAGCTACCACGCCGAAACCACTGACCGCGAGGCGATCCGCGCGATCGTCAACAACGACGGCGTCGTCGGCGACCGCACGCTCTCGTTCACCACCCACGGCTTCGAAGCC
It includes:
- a CDS encoding DUF7520 family protein, coding for MTDRTDDSGRSTARTEEDRDDRRTVVGSRVVVAFGLVLVAVTAAFGAVLGRVLPARTGVEETVLLGITVPVSPAAFALYGAVTVGIATGAVVLLLRLVARFDENAA
- a CDS encoding DUF6684 family protein, producing MSRRAFDTELTLDLAVNAIPLAIVLFFTAAFALFNPWGFEPLESGIQFAILLSVAVTLAAVTFLAARVIESDPRTHHDTVSSIHVQGGTEPTDDDGTEGPDSE
- a CDS encoding DUF7541 family protein — encoded protein: MADHSTRADRPTRTSPWPILLALGLVFSEVGIVIDLVPVAVGGLVLFAGSVAGFVTESGRVSSPWPIVAGLGAIFVAVGAALLAVGTDLVTIAGAEGLVGLSTRGLAIAVAGVVSILGAAIGRDRR
- a CDS encoding polyprenyl synthetase family protein, producing the protein MRETLAEWRPAIDEAIADLVPREIDTDYLESFFGDPTYEYDPDGIQRALSDPLWDLLDRGGKRWRAVLFLVFVDAFGDDPSEYLPYACIPEILHNGTIIVDDVEDEASMRRGEPALHHIYGEDVALNAGNAMYFLPLKILTENPAELPAERRLAAYEMLMYELNRTHLGQGMDICWHNEREVRITPAEYLEMCACKTGCLGRIVARLAAIITDRPADVEAAVARYAELTSVAFQIGDDILDVENSLGRAGEFGKEFGNDIREGKKTLLVIHAIEQSDPQTAHRLETILETDINTDEEILEALSIIEDAGSLSYARDRALDLAADAREAIDGIDVDPAVERELREFTEFVIDRDE
- a CDS encoding MTH865 family protein, with the protein product MADEAELREQLVEAFEGADYPVSNQMDLVPALPNGPATSFESGDLSFTAMELGTTASSHQDFPYEDVDTLVDDVIEGLKAEGEL
- a CDS encoding M28 family peptidase — its product is MTRWIGDVFTSDVGWTHLERLVDIGDRMAGSDGEREAAELTRDALADAGARNARLETFDVQGWTRGESAIETAEESLRCIALPRSPSDRVEAELVDLGYGLPEDFDDADVDGAIVVVRSDVPSYADRYVHRREKYYHAVEHGAAGFVYQNHVEGCLPPTGSVGTEEDPIGEIPAVGVSSEVGARLARRYEGESIAVSVEAERHDVDESRSSVSQTESDPTRSQNVHAELGPDTEERVLVTSHVDAHDIAEGALDNGAGTAMLVEIATALAARENDLDTRVEFVAYGAEEVGLVGSSYHAETTDREAIRAIVNNDGVVGDRTLSFTTHGFEALERAATDIADRYDHPIETVPELGPHSDHWPFVRWGVPGYHVSSTSDEVGRGWGHTHADTLDKLESRTLREQAILLTDLVVELADSETAIEHRDPEAIVEDLEEQDLAEGMRITGDWPYDEL